DNA sequence from the Candidatus Polarisedimenticolia bacterium genome:
TCTCTCCCAGGACCTGCGGCACGAAAAACGCCAGCGACAGCGTCAGGATCGCCAGCGCGGCGCCGATCGACCAGGCGGTCCTCCGGCTGTTCCCCCACAAAGGACCGAGAAGCCCGCGGCAGCGCGATATCTGGTAGGTGTTTGAAGCGTGCAGGCCGAGATTGCCCATCTGCAGGCCGATCCCGGCGAGCGCTCCCAAGGTCGCCAGGATTCCGCGGCCTCCCGGCCCGAGGCCCCTCGCCGTGAGCACGGAGGAGGCGACCCCGGCTCCCACCAGCGCCACCCGCGCGGCGAAGGTGGCGGCCACGTCCCCGGAGAACCTCAAATTCCCCTCCGTCCCGCGACCCAATAGTCGTACCAGCGGCTGAGATTGAAGAGATTCCACAGGTGGAAGGCCCGGTCCCTCCGTCCGGAACGGTGCTCCTCCAGCATGCCCTGGATGACGCCGTAGTCGAGAAGGTCCAGCTCGCGCAGGCGGGAGGAGAGGATCGAGGCCTCCGCGAAGCGGTACAGCTCCCCCGCGAACCATTCGGAGACGGGCGCGCCGAAGCCCTGCTTCTTACGGTGGAGGATCTCCGGCGGAAGGACGCCGGCGAGAGATTTCTTCAGGAGATACTTCGAGACCCCCCCGCGGATCTTGAGGTCCGTCGGGATTCTCATGGTGTACTCGACGAGCCGGTAGTCGAGAAACGGAACCCGGGCTTCCACGCCGGCCGCCATCGTCATCTTGTCCACCCGCATCAGGAGCAGCTCGGCGAGGCGCTGCTTGAGCTCCAGATAGACCATTCTCTCGCCGAAATCCGCTTCGGGCTTGGCGCGGCCGATCCGCTCCCAGTAATCGGCCACGACCCGGTAGGAGTCGAAGCCGTTGCAGCGCAGGCGGGCCGACGCCGAAAGGACGTCCCGCTTCTCCTCGCCCTTGAACGCGATGGCGCCTCCCCAGAACGTCGTCTCGCCGCGCGCGGCGCTGCGCAGGAGCTCCAGCCGGTCCCCGCCGCGGGACAGCAGGCGCGACGCCGTGGCCGCCGAGGCGTGAAGCGCGGCTCGCAAGGAAGCCGGAAGGGAGCGCAGCGCGCTCCCGAACCGTTTCTCCATGCCGTAGACCGACAGGTACCCCGGATATCCGAAGAACTGCTCGTCGCTTCCCTCCCCCACTTGCACCACGATCGTGCCGCTCTGCCGCGTCCGCTTGGCGAGATGGTACAAAGGAACGCAGACCCAGTCGGCGAGCGGCTCGTCCTGGTGATGGATGAGCTCCGGGACTGTTTCCTGCAAATCGCGCGCCGTGAGGACGATTTCGTGGTGGTCGCAGGAGAAGAGGCGCGCCACCCGGCGGGCCTCCTCCAGCTCGTTGTAGGCGGGCTGGCCCGCGAATCCCACCGAGAAGGTCGTCACCGGACGATCCATCTTCCGCGACATCAGGGCGACGTTGGCGGAGGAGTCGATGCCCCCCGAAAGGTAGACGCCGAAGGGCACGTCCGACATCATGCGCTTCGCGACCGCGTTCTCCAGAAGCCGGAGGATCTCGGTGCAGATGTCGCTCTCGTCGGTCTCCTCGAGACGCCCGGGGACGATGGCGTCCCAGTAGACCTCCTCCCGCATCTCGCCTCCGGCGCCGACCCGCAGGCAGGTTCCGGGACGAAGCTTGCGAATCCCCTCGAAGAGGGTGGCGGGCGCGGGGGTGGAAACGAAGGTCAGATAGTCGAGAAAGGCCTCGAAGTCGAGCCGCGGGGAGACGGCGGGGTGGGCGAGCAAGGCCTTGATCTCGGAGCCGAAGACCAGGCCTCCGGGGATCGAGGCGTAATAAAGCGGCTTGACTCCGATCCGATCACGGACCAGGACGAGCTCTTTCTTGGTCGCGTCGTACAAGGCGATGGCGAACATCCCGTCGAGGTCCTGGAACGTCCGGAGCCCTTTCTCCTCGAAGAGGTGAAGGATCGTCTCGGTGTCGGTCGCCGACCGATAGCGGTGCCCCCTGGCCTCGAGCGGCCTTCTCAGATCCTGATGGTTGTAGATCTCCCCGTTGAAGGAGATCCAGAGCGTCTCATCTTCGTTCGACATCGGTTGGCGGCCGGCCGGCGTGAGATCGACAATGGCGAGGCGTCGATGCCCCATGCCCATCCTGCGGTCGGACGAGATCCAGACGCCGGCATCGTCGGGTCCGCGATGGACGAGCGTCTCCCGCATCCGGATGAGAATGGGCTCCGACAGGATCGCCTCGGTGGGGATCTCGAAGCTGAATACCCCACAGATGCCGCACATCTCTGAACCTCTCGGAAAACGGCATCATGCCGCGAGACAAGTACTTGCAGCGCGGAATATATACTCCGCTCTGGGGCTTGTCCAGAAATTGACGGGTTTTTGGACGCAGCTTTAGGAAGGTCCGAGCAGTTCCCGGAGTCGCGCTTCGTAGGGCGGCACATCCCGAACGATATCAGCGGCATAAACACTGTCAGGCCTGTAAGTTAAAAGGCCATGCCGAATGTCGCGGGCGCGCTCCCATTCCCCCTTGGCGGCTCCGAGGTCGCCCGAGGCTTGCAGGAGAAGCGCCGCCAAAAGCCTCGCCGCGAGGAATCCGGGCTCCTCCCGCAAGGCTTTCCGGACCTCAACCAGCGCCTCCTGCCCACGCCCTATCTCATTCAGAAAAGTGGCCATTTCCAAGCGGGGCCGGGGATCGTGGGGGACCCTTCGAACCCCCTCACGGTAGGATTCGAGGGCCCTTCTCAGGGTGGCTTCATCGTGAAACAGCTCCCGAAATGCCCGGCTCTCCAGGCGCGCGCGCGTGAGGAGAAGATCAGCGGAGGCGGAGTCCACCCGGATCCCCTGGTCCAACTCGAGGCGAAAGCGGGCATACAGTTCCAGCGTCAGTCCGGCGGGCGGCCGCGCCGCCAGGAAGGCGGTGGCCGGAAATCTCCAGGTCTCTCCTTGATAGCGATTCGCCGCGACCGCCGTCTGGAAATGATTCTCCATCTCTTTCAACGAGGCGGCATGCCGCATCGCCTGATCGTTCCGGAAGGCGGCGTAGGGACACAGGACGGCGATCGCCCAGGCCACCGCGACAGGCAGGGCGGCGAAAAGAGCCTTTTCCTTCCAGCCGCGAAAGAGCCGGCTCTCTGTGACTTCGGTTTCCCGCGAGGCAACACCGGCAAGCACCGCGAGGCTCAGAATCAAGGCCGGCCGCAGCGACAGGTCCTCGACCGCCGCCTGCACGGCCAGGGCGATCGCCCCGGCCATGAGTCCGGTTCCCATAAGAGGCGATGCCCGTCTCGATCGCCCGATCACGGCGAGGATTCGCGCCCCGAGGAACAGCGCCGAGGCGAAACCGACGATTCCGGTCTCCACGAGAAATCCGAGGTAGTCGCTGTGGGGTGTCTCGAAGTTCCGCGCGTAGCGGACCGGCCCCGCGAGAGGAAAATTGAAGCGGTGCGCCACGTGGCGGAAGACTCCCGGGCCAACTCCGAGCACGGGGTGCCCCGCGAAGCAGTTCAGGT
Encoded proteins:
- the asnB gene encoding asparagine synthase (glutamine-hydrolyzing), producing MCGICGVFSFEIPTEAILSEPILIRMRETLVHRGPDDAGVWISSDRRMGMGHRRLAIVDLTPAGRQPMSNEDETLWISFNGEIYNHQDLRRPLEARGHRYRSATDTETILHLFEEKGLRTFQDLDGMFAIALYDATKKELVLVRDRIGVKPLYYASIPGGLVFGSEIKALLAHPAVSPRLDFEAFLDYLTFVSTPAPATLFEGIRKLRPGTCLRVGAGGEMREEVYWDAIVPGRLEETDESDICTEILRLLENAVAKRMMSDVPFGVYLSGGIDSSANVALMSRKMDRPVTTFSVGFAGQPAYNELEEARRVARLFSCDHHEIVLTARDLQETVPELIHHQDEPLADWVCVPLYHLAKRTRQSGTIVVQVGEGSDEQFFGYPGYLSVYGMEKRFGSALRSLPASLRAALHASAATASRLLSRGGDRLELLRSAARGETTFWGGAIAFKGEEKRDVLSASARLRCNGFDSYRVVADYWERIGRAKPEADFGERMVYLELKQRLAELLLMRVDKMTMAAGVEARVPFLDYRLVEYTMRIPTDLKIRGGVSKYLLKKSLAGVLPPEILHRKKQGFGAPVSEWFAGELYRFAEASILSSRLRELDLLDYGVIQGMLEEHRSGRRDRAFHLWNLFNLSRWYDYWVAGRRGI
- a CDS encoding O-antigen ligase family protein, with translation MIPVERPRLGWVPALFLLALPFGEGGAAPGALFAIHTLVFAGAAALALLPAGSRPPALMPRSLLAPASAFVIALLLSAWGTPYPYASFLRCLDLLVAGVAFVLARRWGAPDPEHRMLRNCLLASGVLQAGAVLFGAAAGRLPATLAAWGLLNANHQAAYLGFASLIALPELLAGDRKRSSWRLAAMALCLAAFSVLASRGALLGLAAGVLWLAWDSRGEISGKRRLAVAAIFAGVAGLSVLALAHRFAALGDPFPYERARIWKADLNCFAGHPVLGVGPGVFRHVAHRFNFPLAGPVRYARNFETPHSDYLGFLVETGIVGFASALFLGARILAVIGRSRRASPLMGTGLMAGAIALAVQAAVEDLSLRPALILSLAVLAGVASRETEVTESRLFRGWKEKALFAALPVAVAWAIAVLCPYAAFRNDQAMRHAASLKEMENHFQTAVAANRYQGETWRFPATAFLAARPPAGLTLELYARFRLELDQGIRVDSASADLLLTRARLESRAFRELFHDEATLRRALESYREGVRRVPHDPRPRLEMATFLNEIGRGQEALVEVRKALREEPGFLAARLLAALLLQASGDLGAAKGEWERARDIRHGLLTYRPDSVYAADIVRDVPPYEARLRELLGPS